One genomic window of Caldivirga maquilingensis IC-167 includes the following:
- a CDS encoding sodium:solute symporter family protein has translation MIGIAGWVSFLVLFVIFVLLGFYGARWRRGDLSRLDEWALAGRRLGTFLVWFLVGADLYTAYTFVAVPAGVFAKGALYFFAVPYVATVFALATAVMPPLWEWSRRRGYITAADFVEDRFNSRLLAALVALTGIVAELPYIALQIVGMSAVLAVMLLNVVPGASLEFVSDLALTIAFIILAAFTYTSGLRGATLTAVFKDALIFLSIIAILIAAPIAIPGAFHTAFKVASSLNSGKGLPTGTSSLNSVFSSAYLSLWVGSSLALYLYPHSVNGALSAESRRKLAVSTALLPIYGIGLALLALYGILVYADSQALNIIRSFPSTGYAAVIKGNLPIPALAATILPDWLAGVALLGIFIGGMVPAAIMAMAQANLLTRNVARYVVKLTPQGEARLAKWASVFFKFLALVFALIPALASVSINLQLLGGIIITQTLPPIFLGLVTNRFNKYALMAGWASGILTGVYMFITRYIATKGASPTLYPIAGHLYYIAVLALVINILVTLVGTALAVLIKRSAVSKVKA, from the coding sequence ATGATTGGGATTGCTGGTTGGGTATCATTCCTAGTACTCTTCGTAATCTTCGTGCTGCTGGGCTTCTATGGGGCTAGGTGGCGTAGGGGTGATTTAAGTAGGCTTGATGAGTGGGCCTTAGCAGGTAGGAGGTTAGGCACGTTCCTGGTTTGGTTCCTAGTTGGCGCGGACTTATACACGGCATACACATTCGTCGCCGTTCCCGCTGGCGTATTTGCGAAGGGTGCATTATACTTCTTCGCGGTACCCTACGTGGCCACTGTATTCGCATTAGCCACGGCAGTTATGCCCCCTCTCTGGGAGTGGTCTAGGAGGAGGGGTTACATTACGGCCGCTGACTTCGTTGAGGATAGGTTTAACAGTAGGTTATTGGCTGCATTAGTGGCGTTAACTGGTATAGTGGCTGAGTTACCTTACATTGCGCTTCAAATAGTGGGTATGAGTGCTGTGTTAGCCGTTATGCTGCTTAATGTTGTCCCTGGGGCTAGCCTTGAGTTTGTGAGTGACTTAGCCTTAACCATAGCGTTCATAATACTGGCGGCCTTCACATACACCAGTGGTTTAAGGGGTGCTACCTTAACGGCCGTGTTTAAGGATGCGTTAATATTCCTAAGCATAATAGCAATACTTATTGCCGCACCCATAGCCATACCAGGGGCATTCCACACAGCCTTCAAGGTAGCCTCAAGCCTAAACAGCGGTAAAGGCTTACCCACAGGCACCAGTAGCCTTAATTCAGTATTCTCCTCAGCCTACTTATCACTTTGGGTTGGTAGTTCACTGGCGCTTTACCTATACCCCCACTCCGTTAATGGAGCCTTAAGCGCCGAGAGTAGGCGTAAACTAGCTGTGAGCACGGCCCTACTGCCAATATACGGTATTGGGCTTGCCTTACTGGCTCTTTACGGAATACTGGTTTACGCTGATTCACAGGCCCTTAACATTATAAGGAGTTTCCCATCAACTGGGTACGCCGCTGTAATTAAAGGTAACTTACCCATACCAGCCCTAGCAGCCACAATACTGCCTGATTGGTTAGCCGGGGTGGCGTTACTGGGCATTTTCATTGGGGGTATGGTGCCTGCGGCAATTATGGCTATGGCTCAGGCGAATTTACTGACCAGGAATGTGGCTAGGTATGTGGTTAAATTAACCCCCCAGGGCGAGGCCAGGTTGGCTAAGTGGGCTTCAGTTTTCTTTAAGTTCCTTGCACTTGTCTTCGCCTTAATACCGGCATTAGCCTCAGTGTCAATAAACCTTCAACTACTTGGGGGAATAATAATAACCCAAACACTACCCCCAATATTCCTTGGCTTAGTCACTAATAGGTTTAATAAGTATGCACTCATGGCTGGTTGGGCTTCGGGAATATTAACAGGTGTATACATGTTTATCACTAGGTATATTGCAACAAAGGGTGCCTCACCAACACTATACCCGATTGCAGGCCACCTATACTACATTGCCGTATTAGCATTGGTAATAAACATACTAGTTACCTTAGTCGGCACCGCATTAGCTGTGTTAATTAAGAGAAGTGCCGTTAGTAAGGTTAAGGCATAG
- a CDS encoding DUF3311 domain-containing protein gives MSSNVGLGRRVTAAILFIVPWVFYLVLPVYNRVNPEVGGVPFFYWFQTLWLIIAAVLSLIGVYLIYGGES, from the coding sequence ATGTCTAGTAATGTTGGCTTAGGTAGAAGGGTTACTGCCGCAATACTCTTCATAGTGCCGTGGGTTTTCTACCTAGTGTTACCAGTGTATAATAGGGTTAATCCTGAGGTTGGTGGTGTACCATTCTTCTACTGGTTTCAAACCCTTTGGTTAATTATAGCCGCTGTATTAAGCCTAATAGGAGTGTATTTGATTTATGGTGGTGAGTCATGA
- a CDS encoding metal-dependent hydrolase: MGYLKWLGHAAFEVELMGKRILIDPWISNPNSPVTLGELSKVDFILVTHDHSDHLGEAVQIANKTNATVVSIFELAVYLAEKEGVKNTIGMNIGGPVKLTNEIEVYMTPALHSSTHGSPVGFVIKSPEAVIYHAGDTGLFSDMELIGRLYKPDVALLPIGGYFTMSPREAAYAVSLINPRAVVPMHYNTFPQIRQDPEEFRNLTESLAPHVRVYVMKPGDVLNLPIK, translated from the coding sequence ATGGGTTACTTGAAGTGGCTTGGGCATGCGGCCTTTGAAGTGGAATTAATGGGTAAGAGAATACTTATTGACCCATGGATATCAAACCCCAATTCCCCAGTAACCCTAGGTGAGTTAAGTAAGGTAGACTTCATACTGGTGACCCATGATCACTCAGATCACTTGGGTGAGGCGGTTCAAATAGCCAATAAGACTAACGCCACGGTTGTATCAATATTCGAGCTAGCCGTTTACCTAGCCGAGAAGGAGGGGGTTAAGAACACCATAGGTATGAACATTGGTGGACCCGTTAAATTAACTAACGAGATAGAGGTTTACATGACTCCAGCACTACACAGCTCAACCCATGGTTCACCAGTAGGCTTCGTAATTAAGTCCCCTGAGGCCGTTATTTATCACGCCGGTGACACGGGTTTATTCAGTGACATGGAGTTGATAGGCAGATTATATAAGCCTGACGTGGCCCTACTACCCATAGGCGGTTACTTCACAATGAGTCCACGGGAAGCGGCCTACGCAGTATCCCTAATAAACCCCAGGGCTGTGGTGCCAATGCACTACAACACCTTCCCCCAGATTAGGCAGGATCCTGAGGAATTCAGGAACCTAACCGAGTCCCTAGCCCCCCACGTGAGGGTTTACGTGATGAAGCCTGGAGATGTACTTAACCTGCCTATTAAGTGA
- a CDS encoding CDGSH iron-sulfur domain-containing protein: MARLVIHTAKKPYVYKLPSGETVAICMCGLSDKYPFCSGKHKLVQDEDDAKVYTYDETGYKRLGEASIDARGLRRV, encoded by the coding sequence ATGGCTAGGCTAGTTATACATACGGCTAAGAAACCATACGTATATAAGCTTCCCAGCGGGGAAACAGTAGCCATATGCATGTGTGGGCTGAGTGATAAGTACCCGTTCTGCAGTGGGAAGCATAAACTAGTGCAGGATGAGGATGATGCCAAGGTCTACACGTATGATGAAACAGGCTATAAGAGGCTGGGTGAAGCCAGCATTGATGCTAGGGGATTAAGGAGGGTTTAA
- a CDS encoding threonine synthase, which translates to MVLNLTNMSGEVTYKCPKCGFTTEANTWLIKCPRCGSPLNVNYDLRRPRELSRSELTRILPVKEPLSLGEGLTPLVRRGDYYFKLEYLNPTGSFKDRGWSLALSVLRNDVTVVEDSSGNAGLSLAAYSAVKGVRARIYVPKTAPEAKKRLMRLLGANVVEAATRADASSLAMSFTEGVYVGHSWNPFFIHGVKLIAYELALELGNIDNVVAPLGNGTLTLGLYLGFKEAEELKLIKDTPRIIAVEASGYEWAYSMLHNTPMGVKATLPDGIIVPQPPRLTQIIDAIRDTGGDVVVVNDQGVIEGLREGIRLGFIIEPTSAVVFKALKEVNLSGTTVVILTGSGLKLSNELYRLIYGE; encoded by the coding sequence ATGGTGCTTAACTTAACTAACATGAGCGGGGAGGTAACGTACAAGTGCCCTAAATGCGGCTTCACAACCGAGGCTAATACCTGGCTTATCAAGTGCCCTAGATGCGGGTCACCGTTGAATGTGAATTATGATTTAAGGAGACCTAGGGAGCTTAGTAGAAGTGAATTAACGAGGATTCTACCTGTTAAGGAGCCGTTAAGCCTTGGTGAAGGTTTAACCCCACTGGTTAGGAGGGGTGATTACTACTTTAAGCTTGAGTACCTTAACCCCACTGGTTCATTTAAGGATAGGGGGTGGAGTCTTGCCCTATCAGTACTACGTAATGACGTCACTGTGGTTGAGGATTCAAGCGGTAATGCTGGACTATCCCTAGCAGCATACTCCGCGGTTAAGGGGGTTAGGGCTAGGATTTACGTCCCTAAGACGGCCCCTGAGGCTAAGAAGAGACTTATGAGGCTCCTAGGCGCTAATGTGGTTGAGGCTGCAACTAGGGCTGATGCATCATCACTTGCCATGAGCTTCACAGAGGGGGTTTACGTTGGTCATTCATGGAACCCCTTCTTCATACATGGCGTTAAGTTAATAGCTTATGAACTAGCATTAGAATTAGGGAACATTGATAATGTTGTTGCACCCCTAGGTAACGGTACCTTAACCCTAGGCCTATACTTAGGTTTCAAGGAGGCTGAGGAATTGAAGCTTATTAAAGACACACCTAGGATAATAGCCGTTGAGGCATCAGGCTACGAGTGGGCTTACAGTATGCTTCACAACACACCCATGGGTGTTAAGGCAACCTTACCCGACGGCATAATAGTGCCCCAGCCACCTAGGTTAACTCAGATAATTGACGCGATACGGGACACTGGAGGTGACGTGGTGGTTGTTAATGATCAGGGGGTTATTGAGGGGTTAAGGGAGGGTATTAGGTTAGGGTTCATAATTGAGCCAACAAGCGCAGTTGTCTTTAAGGCCCTTAAGGAAGTGAACCTAAGTGGCACAACTGTAGTTATTTTAACGGGTTCAGGCTTAAAGCTGAGTAATGAACTGTATCGGTTAATATACGGTGAATGA